The following are from one region of the Lynx canadensis isolate LIC74 chromosome D4, mLynCan4.pri.v2, whole genome shotgun sequence genome:
- the EGFL7 gene encoding epidermal growth factor-like protein 7 isoform X1: MCDSRELLLVWLLVLAVGGTEHVFRPGRKVCAVGAPRGSESFVQRAYQPYLTTCDGLRACSTYRTIYRTAYRRSPGPASARPRYACCPGWKRTSGLPRACGAVCQPPCQNGGSCVRPGHCHCPPGWQGDTCQTDVDECGTGRGPCPQHCINTAGSYWCRCQEGHSPSADGALCLPKRGTPRLAPNPTTGTDGTVEEEVQRLRSRVDVLEQKLQLVLAPLHSLASRALEHGLPDPGSLLAHSFQQLDRIDSLSEQISFLEEQLGSCSCKKEL; encoded by the exons ATGTGTGACTCCAGGGAGCTGCTTCTGGTGTGGCTCCTGGTGCTGGCAGTGGGTGGCACTGAGCACGTCTTCCGGCCTGG CCGCAAGGTGTGTGCCGTCGGGGCTCCCAGGGGCTCTGAGTCTTTTGTGCAGCGGGCGTACCAGCCCTACCTCACCACCTGTGACGGGCTCCGAGCCTGCAGCACCTACCG GACCATCTACAGGACCGCCTACCGTCGCAGCCCCGGGCCGGCCTCCGCCAGGCCTCGCTACGCTTGCTGCCCCGGCTGGAAGAGGACCAGCGGACTCCCGAGGGCCTGTGGAGCAG TATGCCAGCCCCCGTGCCAGAACGGAGGGAGCTGTGTCCGGCCCGGTCACTGTCACTGCCCTCCAGGATGGCAGGGTGACACCTGCCAGACAG ACGTGGACGAATGCGGTACCGGACggggcccctgcccccagcactgcATCAACACCGCGGGCAGTTACTGGTGCCGGTGTCAGGAGGGGCACAGCCCGTCCGCAGATGGTGCCCTCTGCCTGCCCAAGAGAGGGACCCCCCGGCTAGCCCCGAACCCCACGACAG GAACAGACGGCACAGTCGAGGAGGAGGTGCAGAGGCTTCGGTCAAGGGTGGACGTGCTGGAACAG AAGCTGCAGCTGGTGCTGGCCCCGCTGCATAGCCTGGCCTCGAGGGCCCTGGAGCACGGGCTCCCCGACCCCGGCAGCCTCCTGGCTCACTCCTTCCAGCAGCTGGACCGCATCGACTCTCTGAGTGAGCAGATCTCCTTCCTGGAGGAGCAGCTGGGGTCCT GTTCCTGCAAGAAGGAGCTGTGA
- the EGFL7 gene encoding epidermal growth factor-like protein 7 isoform X3: MCDSRELLLVWLLVLAVGGTEHVFRPGRKVCAVGAPRGSESFVQRAYQPYLTTCDGLRACSTYRTIYRTAYRRSPGPASARPRYACCPGWKRTSGLPRACGAAVCQPPCQNGGSCVRPGHCHCPPGWQGDTCQTDVDECGTGRGPCPQHCINTAGSYWCRCQEGHSPSADGALCLPKRGTPRLAPNPTTGTDGTVEEEVQRLRSRVDVLEQKLQLVLAPLHSLASRALEHGLPDPGSLLAHSFQQLDRIDSLSEQISFLEEQLGSCSCKKEL, from the exons ATGTGTGACTCCAGGGAGCTGCTTCTGGTGTGGCTCCTGGTGCTGGCAGTGGGTGGCACTGAGCACGTCTTCCGGCCTGG CCGCAAGGTGTGTGCCGTCGGGGCTCCCAGGGGCTCTGAGTCTTTTGTGCAGCGGGCGTACCAGCCCTACCTCACCACCTGTGACGGGCTCCGAGCCTGCAGCACCTACCG GACCATCTACAGGACCGCCTACCGTCGCAGCCCCGGGCCGGCCTCCGCCAGGCCTCGCTACGCTTGCTGCCCCGGCTGGAAGAGGACCAGCGGACTCCCGAGGGCCTGTGGAGCAG CAGTATGCCAGCCCCCGTGCCAGAACGGAGGGAGCTGTGTCCGGCCCGGTCACTGTCACTGCCCTCCAGGATGGCAGGGTGACACCTGCCAGACAG ACGTGGACGAATGCGGTACCGGACggggcccctgcccccagcactgcATCAACACCGCGGGCAGTTACTGGTGCCGGTGTCAGGAGGGGCACAGCCCGTCCGCAGATGGTGCCCTCTGCCTGCCCAAGAGAGGGACCCCCCGGCTAGCCCCGAACCCCACGACAG GAACAGACGGCACAGTCGAGGAGGAGGTGCAGAGGCTTCGGTCAAGGGTGGACGTGCTGGAACAG AAGCTGCAGCTGGTGCTGGCCCCGCTGCATAGCCTGGCCTCGAGGGCCCTGGAGCACGGGCTCCCCGACCCCGGCAGCCTCCTGGCTCACTCCTTCCAGCAGCTGGACCGCATCGACTCTCTGAGTGAGCAGATCTCCTTCCTGGAGGAGCAGCTGGGGTCCT GTTCCTGCAAGAAGGAGCTGTGA
- the EGFL7 gene encoding epidermal growth factor-like protein 7 isoform X2 gives MCDSRELLLVWLLVLAVGGTEHVFRPGRKVCAVGAPRGSESFVQRAYQPYLTTCDGLRACSTYRTIYRTAYRRSPGPASARPRYACCPGWKRTSGLPRACGAAVCQPPCQNGGSCVRPGHCHCPPGWQGDTCQTDVDECGTGRGPCPQHCINTAGSYWCRCQEGHSPSADGALCLPKRGTPRLAPNPTTGTDGTVEEEVQRLRSRVDVLEQLRSREGTFCLPHRSCSWCWPRCIAWPRGPWSTGSPTPAASWLTPSSSWTASTL, from the exons ATGTGTGACTCCAGGGAGCTGCTTCTGGTGTGGCTCCTGGTGCTGGCAGTGGGTGGCACTGAGCACGTCTTCCGGCCTGG CCGCAAGGTGTGTGCCGTCGGGGCTCCCAGGGGCTCTGAGTCTTTTGTGCAGCGGGCGTACCAGCCCTACCTCACCACCTGTGACGGGCTCCGAGCCTGCAGCACCTACCG GACCATCTACAGGACCGCCTACCGTCGCAGCCCCGGGCCGGCCTCCGCCAGGCCTCGCTACGCTTGCTGCCCCGGCTGGAAGAGGACCAGCGGACTCCCGAGGGCCTGTGGAGCAG CAGTATGCCAGCCCCCGTGCCAGAACGGAGGGAGCTGTGTCCGGCCCGGTCACTGTCACTGCCCTCCAGGATGGCAGGGTGACACCTGCCAGACAG ACGTGGACGAATGCGGTACCGGACggggcccctgcccccagcactgcATCAACACCGCGGGCAGTTACTGGTGCCGGTGTCAGGAGGGGCACAGCCCGTCCGCAGATGGTGCCCTCTGCCTGCCCAAGAGAGGGACCCCCCGGCTAGCCCCGAACCCCACGACAG GAACAGACGGCACAGTCGAGGAGGAGGTGCAGAGGCTTCGGTCAAGGGTGGACGTGCTGGAACAG CTGCGGAGCAGAGAGGGAACCTTCTGCCTGCCCCACAGAAGCTGCAGCTGGTGCTGGCCCCGCTGCATAGCCTGGCCTCGAGGGCCCTGGAGCACGGGCTCCCCGACCCCGGCAGCCTCCTGGCTCACTCCTTCCAGCAGCTGGACCGCATCGACTCTCTGA
- the AGPAT2 gene encoding 1-acyl-sn-glycerol-3-phosphate acyltransferase beta isoform X2, with translation MGLWPWLTGALLLLLLLVQLSRSARFYAKVSLYCALCVSGSTLAAVICLLRHGGRTVENLSIISWFVRTFKYVFGLRFDIKGRQKLEVDHPCVIISNHQSILDMMGLMEALPKRCVQIAKRELLFTGPVGLIMYLGGVFFINRQRSRTAMTVMADVGERMVRENLKVWVYPEGTRNDNGDLLPFKKGAFYLAIQAQDRRGTDVYHKDVCQPRRPPGGKECLSEDMWDAFTELWATQGVKGVPGPGVPIIPVVYSSFSSFYNYKTKLFTSGTIRVEVLDAIPTSGLTVADVPKLMDSCHQAMRTTFLRISKTPQENGATARPGSQPAQ, from the exons ATGGGGCTCTGGCCGTGGCTGACGGGggctctgctgctgctgctgctgctggtacAGCTGAGCCGCTCGGCCCGGTTCTACGCCAAGGTCTCCCTGTACTGCGCGCTCTGCGTGTCGGGGTCCACCCTGGCCGCGGTCATCTGCCTGCTGCGGCACGGCGGCCGGACGGTGGAGAACTTGAG CATCATCAGTTGGTTTGTCCGGACCTTCAAGTACGTATTCGGCCTTCGCTTTGACATAAAGGGCCGCCAGAAGCTGGAGGTGGACCACCCGTGCGTCATCATTTCTAACCACCAGAGCATCCTGGACATGATGG GCCTTATGGAGGCCCTACCCAAGCGCTGCGTGCAGATTGCCAAGCGGGAGCTGCTTTTCACGGGGCCTGTGGGCCTGATCATGTACCTCGGGGGTGTCTTCTTCATCAACCGGCAGCGCTCTAGGACCGCCATGACCGTGATGGCCGACGTGGGCGAGCGCATGGTCAGGGAGAAT cTCAAGGTGTGGGTCTACCCTGAGGGCACGAGGAACGACAACGGGGACCTGCTACCTTTCAAGAAGGGTGCCTTCTACCTGGCGATCCAGGCCCAG GACCGTAGGGGCACCGATGTGTATCATAAGGACGTGTGCCAGCCCAGGAGGCCTCCTGGTGGAAAGGAATGCTTGAGTGAAGATATGTGGGATGCGTTTACGGAACTCTGGGCCACCCAGGGCGTGAAAGGTGTCCCCGGCCCAGGG GTGCCTATCATCCCCGTGGTTTACTCCAGCTTCTCCTCCTTCTACAACTACAAGACGAAGCTCTTCACCTCAG gaaCGATCAGGGTGGAGGTGCTGGATGCCATCCCCACCAGTGGCCTCACCGTCGCTGATGTCCCCAAGCTTATGGATAGCTGCCACCAGGCCATGAGGACCACCTTCCTCCGCATCTCCAAGACACCCCAGGAGAACGGGGCCACTGCAAGGCCTGGTTCCCAGCCCGCCCAGTAG
- the AGPAT2 gene encoding 1-acyl-sn-glycerol-3-phosphate acyltransferase beta isoform X1, translating into MGLWPWLTGALLLLLLLVQLSRSARFYAKVSLYCALCVSGSTLAAVICLLRHGGRTVENLSIISWFVRTFKYVFGLRFDIKGRQKLEVDHPCVIISNHQSILDMMGLMEALPKRCVQIAKRELLFTGPVGLIMYLGGVFFINRQRSRTAMTVMADVGERMVRENLKVWVYPEGTRNDNGDLLPFKKGAFYLAIQAQVPIIPVVYSSFSSFYNYKTKLFTSGTIRVEVLDAIPTSGLTVADVPKLMDSCHQAMRTTFLRISKTPQENGATARPGSQPAQ; encoded by the exons ATGGGGCTCTGGCCGTGGCTGACGGGggctctgctgctgctgctgctgctggtacAGCTGAGCCGCTCGGCCCGGTTCTACGCCAAGGTCTCCCTGTACTGCGCGCTCTGCGTGTCGGGGTCCACCCTGGCCGCGGTCATCTGCCTGCTGCGGCACGGCGGCCGGACGGTGGAGAACTTGAG CATCATCAGTTGGTTTGTCCGGACCTTCAAGTACGTATTCGGCCTTCGCTTTGACATAAAGGGCCGCCAGAAGCTGGAGGTGGACCACCCGTGCGTCATCATTTCTAACCACCAGAGCATCCTGGACATGATGG GCCTTATGGAGGCCCTACCCAAGCGCTGCGTGCAGATTGCCAAGCGGGAGCTGCTTTTCACGGGGCCTGTGGGCCTGATCATGTACCTCGGGGGTGTCTTCTTCATCAACCGGCAGCGCTCTAGGACCGCCATGACCGTGATGGCCGACGTGGGCGAGCGCATGGTCAGGGAGAAT cTCAAGGTGTGGGTCTACCCTGAGGGCACGAGGAACGACAACGGGGACCTGCTACCTTTCAAGAAGGGTGCCTTCTACCTGGCGATCCAGGCCCAG GTGCCTATCATCCCCGTGGTTTACTCCAGCTTCTCCTCCTTCTACAACTACAAGACGAAGCTCTTCACCTCAG gaaCGATCAGGGTGGAGGTGCTGGATGCCATCCCCACCAGTGGCCTCACCGTCGCTGATGTCCCCAAGCTTATGGATAGCTGCCACCAGGCCATGAGGACCACCTTCCTCCGCATCTCCAAGACACCCCAGGAGAACGGGGCCACTGCAAGGCCTGGTTCCCAGCCCGCCCAGTAG